A region of Vitis riparia cultivar Riparia Gloire de Montpellier isolate 1030 chromosome 1, EGFV_Vit.rip_1.0, whole genome shotgun sequence DNA encodes the following proteins:
- the LOC117914424 gene encoding receptor-like protein EIX2, translated as MASRKTTVPLLILLLSLFLKFLMVEALTINSNDSDLNKACIEVKRKALLEFKHGLKDPSGRLSSWVGADCCKWRGVDCNNQTGNVVKVDLRDRGFFLLGGEISGSLLDLKHLTYLDLSFNDFQGIPIPNFLGSFERLRYLNLSHAAFGGMIPPHLGNLSQLRYLDLFGGDYLMGVSNLNWLYGLSSLKYLDLGYVDLSKANTNWMQAVNMLPFLLELHLSHCEISHFPQYSNPFVNSTSVSVIDLSYNYFNTTLPGWLFNISTLTDLYLNSATIKGPISHVNLLSLHNLVTLDLSYNNIGSEGIELVNGLSACANSSLEELNLGGNQVSGQLSDSLGLFKNLKSLDLSLNNIVGPFPNSTQHLTNLERLDLSENSISGPIPTSIGNLLRMKRLYLSNNLMNGTIPKSIGQLRELTVLYLNWNAWEGVISEIHFSNLTKLTDFSLLVSPKNQSLCFHLRPEWIPPFSLESIEVCNCYLSLKFPNWLRTQKRLSGMILKNVGISDAIPEWLWKQDFSWLDLSRNQLYGTLPNSSSFNQYALVDLSFNRLGGPLPLQLNVGSLYLGNNLFSGPIPLNIGELSSLRVLDVSGNLLNGSIPSSISKLKDLEVIDLSNNHLSGKIPTNWNDLHRLWTIDLSKNKLSGGIPSWMCSKSSLTQLILGDNNLSGEPFPSLRNCTGLYSLDLGNNRFSGEIPKWIGERMPSLEQLRLRGNMLTGDIPEQLCWLSHLHILDLAVNNLSGFIPQCLGNLTALSFVTLLHRNFDDPSIHYSYSERMELVVKGQSMEFESILPIVNLIDLSSNNIWGEIPKEITNLWTLGTLNLSRNQLTGKIPEKIGAMQGLETLDLSCNCLLGPIPPSMSSITSLNHLTYRITACQDQFQQPTSSRHSTIRPFMRRTWDFVGLHCQPTAPL; from the coding sequence ATGGCAAGTAGGAAAACCACCGTTCCACTCCttattcttttgctttctctATTTTTGAAGTTTCTCATGGTTGAAGCTCTTACAATCAATTCTAATGACAGTGATCTCAACAAGGCTTGCATTGAGGTAAAGCGAAAAGCGCTTCTTGAATTTAAACATGGTCTGAAAGATCCTTCAGGTAGGCTTTCTTCCTGGGTTGGTGCTGATTGCTGCAAGTGGAGAGGTGTGGATTGCAACAACCAAACAGGGAATGTTGTCAAGGTTGACCTCAGAGATCGTGGCTTCTTTCTTTTGGGTGGTGAGATAAGTGGTTCCTTACTTGACTTGAAACATTTAACTTACCTGGACCTAAGTTTTAATGATTTTCAAGGAATTCCAATTCCAAATTTCCTGGGCTCATTTGAAAGGTTGAGATACCTTAATCTCTCCCATGCAGCATTTGGTGGAATGATTCCTCCTCATCTTGGAAATTTGTCACAGTTACGTTATCTTGATCTTTTTGGAGGAGATTATCTAATGGGGGTTTCTAATTTAAATTGGCTTTATggtctttcttctttaaaaTACCTTGATCTGGGGTATGTGGACCTTAGTAAAGCAAACACAAATTGGATGCAAGCTGTAAACATGCTTCCATTTTTGTTAGAATTACATTTGTCCCATTGTGAAATCAGTCACTTTCCTCAGTACTCCAATCCGTTTGTTAATTCGACTTCTGTTTCGGTCATTGATCTCTCCTACAACTATTTCAACACTACTTTGCCTGGCTGGTTGTTTAACATCAGTACCCTTACGGATCTTTATTTAAATAGTGCTACAATTAAAGGTCCGATTTCCCATGTTAACTTGCTAAGCCTTCACAACTTGGTAACCTTAGATCTCTCATACAATAATATTGGAAGTGAAGGAATTGAATTGGTGAATGGTTTATCAGCATGCGCTAATAGTTCCTTGGAAGAGTTAAACTTGGGCGGTAATCAAGTCAGTGGTCAGTTGTCAGATTCATTAGGGctctttaagaatttaaaatccCTGGACTTGAGCCTTAACAATATTGTTGGTCCCTTCCCCAATTCAACTCAACACCTTACCAACTTAGAACGTCTTGATCTGAGTGAAAACTCCATCTCAGGTCCAATTCCAACATCGATTGGAAACTTGCTGCGGATGAAGAGACTTTACTTGTCAAACAATCTAATGAATGGGACTATTCCAAAAAGTATCGGACAACTTAGAGAGCTGACTGTGTTGTATCTTAATTGGAATGCTTGGGAAGGGGTAATATCTGAAATTCATTTTAGTAATCTTACTAAACTGACAGACTTCTCATTACTCGTATCACCCAAAAACCAGTCTCTCTGTTTTCATTTGAGACCTGAATGGATTCCTCCCTTCAGTCTCGAATCTATCGAGGTTTGCAACTGCTATTTATCTCTCAAGTTCCCCAACTGGTTGAGAACTCAAAAGAGACTTAGCggaatgattctaaaaaatgtgGGGATTTCAGATGCAATACCCGAATGGCTTTGGAAACAAGATTTTTCGTGGTTAGATCTTTCTAGAAACCAATTGTATGGAACGCTTCCCAACTCATCATCCTTTAACCAATACGCATTGGTGGATTTAAGTTTCAACCGCTTGGGGGGCCCACTCCCACTTCAACTTAATGTGGGATCTTTGTATCTGggaaacaatttattttctggTCCAATTCCCTTGAACATCGGGGAATTATCGAGTTTGAGAGTCCTTGATGTTTCTGGTAACTTGTTAAATGGCAGCATTCCTTCATCAATTAGTAAACTAAAGGATTTGGAAGTAATTGATCTCTCAAACAATCATTTATCTGGAAAGATTCCAACGAATTGGAATGATTTGCACAGGCTTTGGACCATAGATCTATCCAAGAATAAACTGTCTGGTGGGATTCCGAGTTGGATGTGTTCAAAATCTTCACTTACTCAGTTGATATTGGGTGACAACAATCTTTCTGGGGAACCCTTTCCAAGCTTACGAAACTGCACAGGGTTGTACTCCCTTGATCTTGGAAATAACAGGTTTTCGGGTGAGATACCCAAATGGATTGGAGAAAGAATGCCATCACTGGAGCAGCTGCGTCTACGGGGCAACATGTTGACAGGAGATATTCCTGAGCAATTGTGTTGGCTTTCTCATCTCCACATTTTGGATCTTGCAGTGAACAATTTATCAGGATTCATCCCACAATGCTTAGGCAATTTAACTGCTTTAAGTTTTGTGACCTTATTACACAGAAATTTTGACGACCCCAGTATTCATTACTCCTATTCGGAGCGCATGGAGCTAGTTGTAAAGGGACAAAGTATGGAATTTGAAAGCATATTGCCAATTGTGAATTTGATAGATCTTTCTAGCAATAACATTTGGGGAGAGATCCCAAAAGAGATCACAAATCTCTGGACCCTGGGTACCTTGAATTTGTCCCGAAACCAGTTGACTGGAAAGATACCTGAGAAGATTGGAGCCATGCAAGGGCTAGAAACTCTTGACCTCTCATGCAACTGCCTGTTAGGCCCAATTCCTCCGAGCATGTCTTCTATAACCTCATTGAACCATTTGACCTATCGCATAACCGCCTGTCAGGACCAATTCCAACAACCAACCAGTTCTCGACATTCAACGATCCGTCCATTTATGAGGCGAACCTGGGACTTTGTGGGCCTCCATTGTCAACCAACTGCTCCACTTTAA